In the Halalkalicoccus sp. NIPERK01 genome, one interval contains:
- a CDS encoding GTP-binding protein, giving the protein MGEKPHQNLAIIGHVDHGKSTLVGRLLYETGSVPDHVIEQYREEAEEKGKGGFEFAYVMDNLAEER; this is encoded by the coding sequence ATGGGGGAGAAACCACACCAGAACCTGGCCATCATCGGCCACGTCGACCACGGCAAGAGCACGCTCGTCGGACGATTGCTCTACGAGACCGGGAGCGTTCCGGACCACGTCATCGAGCAGTACCGCGAGGAGGCAGAGGAGAAGGGCAAGGGCGGCTTCGAGTTCGCCTACGTCATGGACAACCTCGCCGAGGAGCGA